Proteins co-encoded in one Phalacrocorax carbo chromosome 5, bPhaCar2.1, whole genome shotgun sequence genomic window:
- the RIC3 gene encoding protein RIC-3 isoform X2: protein MAYSACCRVAVASCLVLCLSLLLPRTFLSRGGGRQEPGAAPLAAPAPPEGKLGRLPLRMNYQATPDSRAAPHFPRSHLAEAVAKAKAGGGGGGSTGGTGRGLVGQIIPIYGFGIFLYILYILFKLASKGKTVAGERKCPTAAPGNMKRKITDYELTQLQEKLRETEEAMEKLINRVGPNCHRTQNVTTDQEKRLLHQLREITRVMKEGKFIDGISPEKEAEEAPYMEDWEGYPEETYPVYDNSDCFKRKRDTILVDYPDLSQPSAEELAERMEGMEDEERLCNETLLTDLTMGRGGHDLMQKKDEVTGISEEARDFHHSQSIEECCCCYEEDDPAVIAENAGFHCQSCSEAEESTQEDLCVESENENAAPKKPKASDSDETGKLRKRNTKGLE, encoded by the exons ATGGCGTATTCGGCGTGCTGCAGGGTGGCCGTGGCCTCCTGCCTGGtgctctgcctctccctcctcctgccgcGGACCTTCTTGTCTCGGGGCGGCGGCAGGCAGGAGCCCGGGGCTGCGCCGCTCGCAGCGCCCGCGCCGCCCGAGG GGAAGCTTGGTCGCCTCCCACTGAGGATGAATTACCAGGCCACTCCCGACAGCCGAGCTGCTCCTCATTTTCCAAGGTCTCACCTTGCTGAAGCAGTTGCCAAAGCCAAGGCaggtggaggtggtggtggaagCACTGGTGGAACTGGGAGAGGTCTTGTGGGGCAAATCATCCCTATATATGGATTTGGCATCTTCTTATATATCCTGTACATTTTATTTAAG TTGGCTTCCAAGGGAAAAACTGTTGCTGGAGAGCGGAAATGCCCTACTGCTGCACCTGGAAACATGAAGAGGAAAATCA ctGACTATGAGCTCACTCAGCTCCAGGAAAAACTGAGAGAGACAGAAGAAGCTATGGAAAAATTAATCAACAGAGTAGGACCTAACTGTCACAG GACTCAGAATGTTACAACAGACCAGGAGAAAAGGTTACTTCACCAACTCCGAGAAATTACTAGAGttatgaaggaaggaaaattcaTAGATGGCATCTCTCCTGAGAAGGAAGCTGAAGAAGCTCCTTACATGGAGGACTGGGAAG GTTATCCAGAAGAGACCTATCCTGTTTATGATAATTCCGATTGCTTCAAGCGCAAACGGGACACAATCCTTGTAGATTACCCTGACCTGAGCCAGCCCTCTGCAGAAGAACTGGCAGAAAGGATGGAGGGCATGGAAGATGAGGAGCGTCTGTGCAATGAAACCCTGCTAACTGATCTCACCATGGGAAGGGGTGGTCATGATTTAATGCAGAAGAAGGATGAGGTAACTGGCATCAGTGAAGAGGCGAGGGACTTTCATCACAGCCAAAGCATTGAGGAGTGCTGCTGTTGTTACGAGGAGGATGATCCTGCTGTCATAGCAGAGAATGCTGGATTCCATTGTCAGAGCTGCAGTGAAGCAGAAGAGTCGACCCAAGAGGACCTGTGTGTGGAGTCAGAAAATGAAAACGCAGCACCGAAAAAGCCAAAAGCCAGTGATTCAGATGAAACAGGCAAACTGAGAAAGCGCAACACAAAAGGACTTGAGTAA
- the RIC3 gene encoding protein RIC-3 isoform X1, translated as MAYSACCRVAVASCLVLCLSLLLPRTFLSRGGGRQEPGAAPLAAPAPPEGKLGRLPLRMNYQATPDSRAAPHFPRSHLAEAVAKAKAGGGGGGSTGGTGRGLVGQIIPIYGFGIFLYILYILFKLASKGKTVAGERKCPTAAPGNMKRKITDYELTQLQEKLRETEEAMEKLINRVGPNCHSRTQNVTTDQEKRLLHQLREITRVMKEGKFIDGISPEKEAEEAPYMEDWEGYPEETYPVYDNSDCFKRKRDTILVDYPDLSQPSAEELAERMEGMEDEERLCNETLLTDLTMGRGGHDLMQKKDEVTGISEEARDFHHSQSIEECCCCYEEDDPAVIAENAGFHCQSCSEAEESTQEDLCVESENENAAPKKPKASDSDETGKLRKRNTKGLE; from the exons ATGGCGTATTCGGCGTGCTGCAGGGTGGCCGTGGCCTCCTGCCTGGtgctctgcctctccctcctcctgccgcGGACCTTCTTGTCTCGGGGCGGCGGCAGGCAGGAGCCCGGGGCTGCGCCGCTCGCAGCGCCCGCGCCGCCCGAGG GGAAGCTTGGTCGCCTCCCACTGAGGATGAATTACCAGGCCACTCCCGACAGCCGAGCTGCTCCTCATTTTCCAAGGTCTCACCTTGCTGAAGCAGTTGCCAAAGCCAAGGCaggtggaggtggtggtggaagCACTGGTGGAACTGGGAGAGGTCTTGTGGGGCAAATCATCCCTATATATGGATTTGGCATCTTCTTATATATCCTGTACATTTTATTTAAG TTGGCTTCCAAGGGAAAAACTGTTGCTGGAGAGCGGAAATGCCCTACTGCTGCACCTGGAAACATGAAGAGGAAAATCA ctGACTATGAGCTCACTCAGCTCCAGGAAAAACTGAGAGAGACAGAAGAAGCTATGGAAAAATTAATCAACAGAGTAGGACCTAACTGTCACAG CAGGACTCAGAATGTTACAACAGACCAGGAGAAAAGGTTACTTCACCAACTCCGAGAAATTACTAGAGttatgaaggaaggaaaattcaTAGATGGCATCTCTCCTGAGAAGGAAGCTGAAGAAGCTCCTTACATGGAGGACTGGGAAG GTTATCCAGAAGAGACCTATCCTGTTTATGATAATTCCGATTGCTTCAAGCGCAAACGGGACACAATCCTTGTAGATTACCCTGACCTGAGCCAGCCCTCTGCAGAAGAACTGGCAGAAAGGATGGAGGGCATGGAAGATGAGGAGCGTCTGTGCAATGAAACCCTGCTAACTGATCTCACCATGGGAAGGGGTGGTCATGATTTAATGCAGAAGAAGGATGAGGTAACTGGCATCAGTGAAGAGGCGAGGGACTTTCATCACAGCCAAAGCATTGAGGAGTGCTGCTGTTGTTACGAGGAGGATGATCCTGCTGTCATAGCAGAGAATGCTGGATTCCATTGTCAGAGCTGCAGTGAAGCAGAAGAGTCGACCCAAGAGGACCTGTGTGTGGAGTCAGAAAATGAAAACGCAGCACCGAAAAAGCCAAAAGCCAGTGATTCAGATGAAACAGGCAAACTGAGAAAGCGCAACACAAAAGGACTTGAGTAA